A genome region from Thalassotalea euphylliae includes the following:
- the surE gene encoding 5'/3'-nucleotidase SurE: MRILLSNDDGVHAPGIKVLYEELSKFADVTLVAPDRNCSGASNSLTLLNPLRAQTLDNGFISVNGTPTDSVHLAISQLMDPLPDLVVAGINNGANLGDDTLYSGTVAAATEGRHMGLPAVAVSLVGKGENHYQTAAVIAANIIKRLKAHPLPSDQILNVNVPDIPLEEIAGIKVTRLGHRHKAETMKGMADPWGRTIYWYGSLGKELDAGAGTDFNAVANNYASITPLTVDMTAYKSMEQMTEWMSEVTI, translated from the coding sequence ATGAGAATACTACTGAGCAATGATGATGGCGTGCATGCACCAGGCATCAAAGTCTTGTATGAAGAACTGTCTAAATTCGCTGACGTCACTTTAGTTGCCCCTGATCGCAATTGCAGTGGTGCAAGTAACTCATTAACTTTGCTTAACCCTTTACGTGCTCAAACCTTAGATAACGGCTTTATCTCGGTAAACGGCACGCCTACTGATTCCGTTCATTTAGCGATAAGCCAGCTAATGGACCCGTTACCTGACTTAGTGGTCGCAGGCATTAATAATGGCGCAAATTTAGGTGACGATACCTTGTACTCAGGTACCGTGGCTGCAGCAACCGAAGGTCGTCATATGGGCTTACCTGCAGTTGCAGTCTCCTTAGTCGGTAAAGGTGAAAATCACTACCAAACTGCTGCGGTTATCGCGGCAAACATAATCAAGCGATTAAAGGCACACCCATTACCTTCCGATCAAATTCTAAATGTTAACGTACCAGATATTCCACTTGAGGAAATCGCTGGAATTAAAGTGACACGTCTTGGCCATAGACATAAAGCAGAAACCATGAAGGGCATGGCTGACCCTTGGGGGCGCACTATTTATTGGTATGGCTCACTGGGTAAAGAGCTTGACGCTGGCGCAGGAACAGACTTTAATGCGGTAGCCAATAATTATGCATCTATCACACCTTTGACTGTTGATATGACGGCTTATAAAAGCATGGAACAAATGACTGAGTGGATGAGTGAAGTAACAATATGA
- a CDS encoding cytochrome b/b6 domain-containing protein: MTKFKVWDNFTRIYHVSQLILLALLWYSGEQGDFDLHFICGYTMLALWISRLFWGVFGSQTSRFSYFLASPVNALRWLAKPHQAFPGHNPLAAYMIIALLLSLGMQLISGLFATDDVLEEGPLIYSVSDSLAETLDSLHNSNFDVLLGLIAIHIIAALVHSWRGDNVIKTIITGYTHHSHSVQLRFRSSWIPIALWLSLFLLFGYLWLGDDGF, encoded by the coding sequence ATGACGAAATTTAAAGTTTGGGACAATTTCACTCGCATCTATCATGTGAGCCAACTGATTTTGTTGGCTTTGCTTTGGTATTCAGGTGAGCAAGGTGATTTTGATCTCCATTTTATCTGCGGTTATACCATGCTGGCTTTATGGATAAGTCGTCTATTCTGGGGAGTCTTCGGCAGTCAAACCTCGCGGTTTAGCTATTTTCTTGCATCCCCAGTAAACGCCTTACGCTGGTTAGCCAAACCTCACCAAGCTTTCCCAGGCCATAATCCATTGGCTGCCTATATGATAATTGCATTACTGCTTAGCCTTGGTATGCAGCTTATCTCTGGTTTGTTCGCTACAGATGATGTACTGGAAGAAGGGCCACTTATCTATAGTGTGAGTGACTCACTAGCAGAAACGCTGGATAGTTTGCATAATAGTAACTTTGATGTTCTGCTTGGTTTAATTGCAATACATATAATCGCTGCATTAGTGCATAGTTGGCGCGGCGATAACGTTATTAAGACGATTATTACTGGCTACACTCATCACAGTCACTCAGTTCAACTAAGATTCCGCTCAAGTTGGATTCCAATCGCACTTTGGTTAAGCTTATTTTTATTGTTTGGTTATTTGTGGCTTGGTGATGATGGTTTTTAG
- the rpoS gene encoding RNA polymerase sigma factor RpoS, whose product MGLEKEIDAINVEQSTVDTEPSVKTQEEVSASLDATQLYLSEIGFSPLLSAEEEVYFSRLSLKGDEKARKRMIESNLRLVVKIARRYNNRGLPLLDLIEEGNLGLIRAVEKFDPERGFRFSTYATWWIRQTIERAIMNQTRTIRLPIHVVKELNIYLRAARELVQKLDHEPTAEDIAKELDKPVADVSKMLRLNERITSVDTPFGGDSDKALLDVIPDEKGAGPERDLQSNDLNNNIIEWLGELNSKQREVLARRFGLMGYEAATLEDVGTEIGLTRERVRQIQVEALKRLRDILSQQNLSIEAIFQD is encoded by the coding sequence ATGGGCTTAGAAAAAGAAATCGACGCAATAAATGTTGAACAAAGCACAGTTGATACGGAACCTTCAGTTAAAACTCAGGAAGAGGTCTCTGCAAGCCTAGATGCAACGCAGTTATACTTGAGTGAGATTGGTTTTTCACCTTTGCTCTCTGCCGAAGAAGAAGTCTACTTTTCGCGTTTATCGCTAAAAGGCGACGAGAAGGCACGAAAGCGTATGATAGAAAGTAACCTTCGATTAGTAGTTAAGATAGCTCGGCGATATAACAATCGCGGCCTACCATTGTTAGATCTGATAGAAGAAGGCAATTTAGGTTTAATTCGCGCAGTTGAGAAATTTGATCCAGAGCGCGGCTTTAGATTTTCAACTTATGCTACTTGGTGGATACGTCAAACCATTGAACGTGCCATCATGAACCAAACCAGAACCATCCGTTTACCCATTCATGTCGTTAAAGAGCTCAACATCTACTTGCGTGCTGCCCGTGAGTTAGTGCAAAAACTAGATCATGAACCTACGGCAGAAGATATTGCTAAAGAGCTCGATAAGCCAGTTGCTGACGTGAGCAAAATGCTCCGCTTAAATGAGCGCATTACCTCGGTAGATACACCGTTTGGTGGCGACTCTGATAAAGCCTTGCTCGATGTTATCCCAGACGAGAAAGGTGCAGGGCCAGAGCGTGATTTGCAAAGTAACGATCTCAACAACAACATTATCGAATGGTTAGGTGAGCTTAACAGCAAACAGCGCGAGGTACTTGCGCGGCGTTTCGGCCTTATGGGCTATGAAGCGGCAACCTTAGAAGATGTTGGTACAGAAATTGGATTGACTCGTGAACGCGTTCGCCAAATTCAAGTAGAAGCGCTTAAACGCCTGCGTGATATTCTGAGCCAGCAAAACTTATCAATTGAAGCAATCTTTCAAGATTAG
- a CDS encoding SRPBCC family protein: protein MKITKSVTINKSAEQVWHLVAHQFDKAHLWMGPIPHSAAIGAGDSELGAPMQGRMCDLSKNPNGAKVKEVITQFSEQNKTISFDVLPVNNPAIVPLKQNHVQMSVRAVNSTSCQVIWTASPQLKILAYPFYPLLRLIFPVAFGKLLAGLKDYAENELADNDALLV, encoded by the coding sequence ATGAAGATTACCAAATCAGTTACCATCAACAAGTCGGCTGAACAAGTGTGGCACTTGGTTGCCCATCAGTTTGATAAAGCACACTTATGGATGGGACCAATTCCTCATTCAGCCGCTATTGGGGCGGGCGACAGTGAGCTAGGCGCACCAATGCAAGGGCGAATGTGTGATCTGAGTAAGAACCCAAATGGTGCCAAAGTGAAAGAGGTGATTACCCAGTTTAGTGAGCAAAACAAAACCATTTCATTTGACGTGTTACCGGTAAACAACCCTGCAATTGTGCCGCTTAAACAAAACCATGTGCAAATGTCAGTGCGTGCAGTTAACAGCACTAGTTGCCAAGTAATTTGGACAGCATCGCCACAACTTAAAATATTGGCTTACCCGTTTTATCCGCTGCTAAGACTGATCTTTCCTGTCGCTTTTGGCAAACTACTGGCGGGTCTAAAAGATTACGCCGAAAATGAGTTAGCCGACAATGACGCGCTTTTGGTTTAA
- a CDS encoding protein-L-isoaspartate(D-aspartate) O-methyltransferase has translation MNVNVGRSIGGKSSRSGEILAQKLANEGISDQRVLRAIAQSPRHIFVPEILAHKAYDNTALPIGQGQTISQPYIVAKMSELILADGIPENVLEIGTGSGYQTSILAQLVTKVFSVERIKALQWQAKRRLRAMDLHNVSMKHGDGWQGWQSKGPFQAIIVTAAPSSVPEALLAQLSDGGRLVIPVGEQSQVLKLITRDGDNFHEQQIEMVRFVPLVPGDLL, from the coding sequence ATGAATGTCAATGTAGGTCGCAGTATTGGCGGGAAGTCGAGTCGCAGTGGGGAAATATTGGCGCAAAAGCTTGCCAATGAAGGCATCAGTGATCAACGAGTATTACGTGCTATTGCACAATCGCCCCGGCACATATTCGTACCAGAGATTTTAGCGCACAAGGCATATGACAATACCGCTTTGCCGATTGGGCAAGGACAAACCATTTCTCAGCCCTATATTGTCGCGAAAATGTCAGAATTAATTTTGGCCGATGGTATACCTGAAAATGTTTTGGAAATAGGTACTGGCTCAGGTTATCAAACTTCCATTCTTGCGCAATTAGTTACAAAGGTCTTTTCTGTTGAACGAATTAAAGCATTGCAATGGCAGGCCAAACGTCGACTAAGAGCCATGGATTTACACAATGTTTCGATGAAGCATGGTGATGGTTGGCAGGGTTGGCAAAGCAAAGGCCCTTTTCAAGCGATTATTGTTACCGCGGCGCCAAGCAGCGTTCCAGAGGCCCTGTTAGCGCAGTTATCGGACGGTGGACGACTTGTAATTCCCGTTGGCGAACAATCGCAAGTGCTTAAATTGATTACCCGCGATGGGGATAATTTCCATGAGCAGCAAATTGAAATGGTGCGTTTTGTACCGCTTGTGCCAGGAGATTTACTGTGA
- a CDS encoding AraC family transcriptional regulator encodes MQRFFNSIDYIEQHLDEKISVHQIAAAAHYSTYHYSRVFKALVGDTPKEYLRKRRLTMAARRLLTEEVGILELALDCQFDSQEAFTRAFKAQFNITPAQYRKINEPFRLLYKQPFSESELDYLQNNLTMAPEIIDQPAMKIVGIASQYDDGALSLPKLWSAFAPYRNSIPNRVGTDFFGIYEAYEETEDNTTFVYICAAQVANFGEVPEGMITRELSAQRYARFTHIGPLAKLEDTLRYIWGSWLPKSDYEYAEKPDFELLPASFNDADPNNKIYLNIPIVPKA; translated from the coding sequence ATGCAGCGATTTTTTAACAGTATCGACTATATCGAGCAGCACTTAGATGAGAAAATCAGTGTTCATCAGATCGCTGCTGCTGCGCACTATTCCACCTATCATTACAGCAGGGTATTTAAAGCATTGGTTGGAGACACACCGAAAGAGTATTTGCGCAAGCGCAGATTAACAATGGCGGCGCGCCGATTACTCACCGAAGAAGTTGGCATATTGGAGTTAGCGTTAGATTGTCAGTTTGACTCACAAGAAGCATTTACACGCGCCTTTAAAGCACAATTTAACATCACGCCAGCCCAGTATCGCAAAATCAATGAGCCGTTTCGTCTTTTGTACAAGCAGCCGTTTAGTGAAAGCGAATTAGATTATCTGCAAAACAACCTCACTATGGCGCCGGAAATTATTGACCAGCCGGCGATGAAAATTGTCGGCATTGCTAGCCAGTATGATGATGGCGCCTTGAGTTTACCTAAACTTTGGTCGGCATTTGCCCCTTATCGCAACAGCATTCCTAACCGGGTCGGTACTGATTTTTTTGGCATTTACGAAGCCTATGAAGAAACTGAAGATAACACGACGTTTGTCTATATTTGCGCGGCGCAAGTGGCTAATTTTGGCGAAGTGCCAGAGGGCATGATCACCCGTGAATTGAGCGCGCAGCGATACGCAAGATTCACTCATATCGGGCCACTGGCTAAGCTTGAGGATACCCTGAGGTATATTTGGGGAAGCTGGTTACCAAAAAGTGACTATGAGTATGCAGAAAAACCAGACTTTGAATTATTGCCCGCGAGCTTTAATGATGCAGATCCTAACAATAAAATTTATTTAAATATTCCCATTGTGCCCAAAGCCTAA
- a CDS encoding YqaA family protein — protein MKIFSALYEWTLKWAEHKLAPRVLAILTFAESVFFPIPPDVLLAPMVLAKPKKAWVYATLTTTASVVGGVVGYLLGYFMFDAWIQPIITEVGYQDKMDHAMAWFEQWGVWVVFLAGFTPIPYKVFTLSAGVLQMLFLPFLIASFIGRGMRFFLVAGLIQWGGEKMEQKLRQWVDVIGWSVVAIIAIAYVVYVA, from the coding sequence GTGAAGATATTTTCTGCGTTATATGAATGGACACTTAAATGGGCCGAGCACAAGTTAGCGCCTAGAGTACTTGCCATACTCACTTTTGCTGAATCAGTGTTTTTTCCCATTCCTCCCGATGTATTACTGGCGCCTATGGTACTCGCTAAGCCGAAAAAAGCATGGGTTTATGCAACTTTAACCACAACTGCTTCTGTTGTGGGTGGCGTTGTGGGGTACCTACTGGGCTATTTTATGTTTGATGCATGGATTCAGCCGATTATTACTGAGGTAGGCTATCAAGATAAAATGGACCACGCCATGGCTTGGTTCGAGCAATGGGGCGTTTGGGTTGTCTTTCTTGCCGGTTTTACACCTATTCCTTATAAAGTGTTTACCTTAAGCGCCGGTGTTTTACAGATGCTCTTTTTACCGTTTTTAATTGCCTCATTTATTGGTCGAGGTATGCGCTTTTTCTTAGTTGCGGGCTTGATCCAGTGGGGCGGTGAAAAAATGGAACAAAAGCTTCGCCAGTGGGTTGATGTGATTGGCTGGAGCGTTGTTGCAATTATTGCGATAGCCTATGTAGTATACGTAGCATAA
- a CDS encoding cytochrome b562 has translation MKKMIVPVVLSALAFSTPSYASHPMCGKTELADLMGDMKGSMKAVKKAVKSGDIEKVSMIANELMTAVNQSTDLVPLAISDQKTLTAKQQADFKKYQKGMEYLKSAVSELAQAKDLPAIKSALGKIGKASKKGHKAFKMDCDD, from the coding sequence ATGAAAAAAATGATCGTTCCTGTTGTATTGTCAGCACTTGCTTTTTCCACTCCAAGCTATGCCAGCCACCCAATGTGTGGAAAAACAGAATTAGCTGACTTAATGGGTGATATGAAAGGCAGCATGAAAGCAGTAAAAAAAGCGGTGAAATCTGGTGATATTGAAAAAGTTTCAATGATCGCTAATGAGTTGATGACCGCTGTAAATCAGTCAACCGACCTTGTGCCATTGGCAATTAGTGACCAAAAGACACTGACCGCTAAACAACAAGCTGATTTTAAAAAGTACCAAAAAGGCATGGAATATTTGAAGTCTGCCGTATCAGAGTTAGCTCAAGCAAAAGACTTGCCTGCGATTAAATCAGCGTTAGGTAAAATTGGTAAGGCAAGCAAAAAAGGCCATAAAGCCTTCAAAATGGATTGTGACGATTAG
- a CDS encoding TonB-dependent receptor domain-containing protein translates to MNTNIKRFGLSSLAVAVLSGLAGVQATAQEADEAAAIEEVVVKVSRLKGTASAVIEERKNQAFVADILGAEQISRTGDSDAAAALRRVTGLTLVDGKFIYVRGLGERYSSTTLNGASVPSPDPTRTVIPLDLFPSSIIESLSVQKSYSPSMQAHFGGGNVDIRLKSIPSQLVFNIAGNIGGNTDNSSNGLTYEGGGDDWYGIDDGTREAPAALRQLWSNFDALGELSQADNRAIAADLYKDYDPQSEDPDPDVGLDLTLGNRFDAGDFRYGFLTALSYDNEWQVSEEYEGQDFVLRPDGSFDLVRGFDDVVSTEHSVKWSGMFNFGIEYLRDHKLDFSSIILHDTKDQIKDKLGNTNNVLLSDGLRVRDAEVTYEERELIVNQLRGTHTFPELNFLGIDWMYSDSRSNRYAPGNISTRYILADENEDGVFDLENESSLRNATTASRYTFQNLDDDAENVFVNVSLPLTFDTTEVELKAGANYIEKTRQAFARRIDVNTLAFNGLDLSGFEMNEILTDDVVLNQPLNGTEQIIRDTSVAGDDYLSAQKIDAYYFEADVFFDNTWRLSGGVRWEDFRQVVAPLDPATGQFDLPAEPTVEDLAALAFQEDDVFGALALTYILDETMQFRASYGETTIRPDIREVAPATYIDPLTEFPIGGTPSVRSTKVKNYDLRWEWYLDTGENLSVGLFYKDMTDPIESVQSPAQDGPPLIRIANAEEGEVYGVEVEFMKDFAFIHNLWGDFMGGIGNDIFLSGNVTLSDSEIQIDTQKVVEQTGVSTSITNPTRRMTGHSEYVVNLNLGYDHPNGNHTVNLAYNVFGERIIIPGIDDKDDSYEQPFHSLDLVYTFYPTFSTQLKFKVQNLLDEEKEIEFDNTLLRSETRGIGFDVQFKWEFD, encoded by the coding sequence ATGAACACGAATATTAAGCGCTTTGGATTATCAAGTTTAGCTGTGGCGGTATTGTCTGGCTTAGCTGGTGTTCAAGCGACGGCACAAGAAGCTGATGAAGCGGCGGCAATAGAGGAAGTTGTTGTCAAAGTCAGTCGTTTAAAAGGTACCGCCAGTGCGGTAATTGAAGAGCGTAAAAACCAAGCATTCGTCGCCGACATTTTAGGTGCCGAGCAAATTTCACGAACAGGTGACAGCGACGCTGCCGCAGCACTTCGACGCGTTACTGGCTTAACGCTAGTCGATGGCAAATTCATCTATGTTCGCGGTTTAGGTGAACGTTACTCAAGCACTACCTTAAACGGTGCTTCTGTACCATCGCCGGATCCAACACGTACTGTTATTCCGCTGGATTTATTCCCGTCATCAATTATCGAATCATTATCGGTGCAAAAATCTTACTCACCATCAATGCAAGCGCATTTCGGTGGTGGTAACGTTGATATCCGCTTAAAGTCGATTCCTTCGCAATTGGTTTTCAATATTGCTGGCAACATTGGTGGCAATACAGATAACAGTTCAAATGGTTTAACCTACGAGGGCGGTGGCGACGATTGGTACGGTATTGACGATGGTACTCGTGAAGCACCAGCAGCACTGCGCCAATTATGGAGTAACTTTGATGCGCTAGGCGAGTTATCACAAGCTGATAATCGCGCGATTGCCGCGGATTTGTATAAAGACTATGACCCGCAATCAGAAGATCCCGATCCCGATGTTGGCCTAGATTTGACCTTAGGTAACCGTTTCGACGCGGGTGATTTCCGCTACGGTTTCTTAACAGCACTATCTTACGACAATGAGTGGCAAGTATCGGAAGAATACGAAGGTCAAGATTTCGTGCTGCGCCCTGACGGCTCATTTGATTTAGTGCGCGGCTTTGACGATGTGGTATCAACTGAGCATTCTGTTAAATGGTCAGGCATGTTCAACTTCGGTATTGAATACTTGCGTGATCACAAGTTAGATTTTAGCTCGATCATCTTGCACGACACCAAAGACCAAATTAAAGACAAGCTAGGTAACACCAACAACGTGTTGTTATCTGACGGCTTGCGCGTGCGTGACGCTGAAGTAACGTACGAAGAGCGAGAACTGATTGTTAACCAGCTACGTGGTACCCATACTTTCCCAGAGCTGAACTTTTTGGGCATTGACTGGATGTATTCAGATTCACGCTCAAATCGTTATGCACCGGGCAATATTTCAACTCGCTATATTTTGGCGGACGAAAATGAAGATGGTGTCTTCGATTTGGAAAACGAAAGTTCATTGCGTAATGCGACAACGGCTTCTCGTTATACTTTCCAAAACCTAGATGATGATGCTGAAAACGTATTCGTTAACGTGTCGCTACCGCTAACGTTTGACACAACTGAGGTTGAATTAAAGGCCGGTGCCAATTACATCGAGAAAACGCGTCAAGCATTTGCCCGTCGTATTGATGTCAATACACTAGCGTTTAACGGCCTTGATTTATCCGGTTTTGAGATGAACGAGATCTTAACTGACGATGTTGTTTTAAATCAGCCGTTAAATGGTACGGAGCAAATTATTCGTGACACCTCGGTGGCGGGTGATGATTACTTATCAGCGCAGAAGATTGATGCTTACTACTTTGAAGCAGATGTATTCTTTGACAACACATGGCGTTTGAGTGGTGGTGTGCGTTGGGAAGACTTCCGCCAAGTGGTTGCACCACTTGACCCTGCAACGGGGCAGTTTGATTTACCAGCTGAGCCTACGGTAGAAGATTTAGCAGCATTGGCTTTCCAAGAAGATGATGTGTTTGGCGCACTCGCGTTAACCTATATTCTGGATGAAACCATGCAATTCCGCGCATCTTACGGTGAAACAACTATTCGCCCTGATATTCGTGAAGTCGCACCAGCAACCTATATTGACCCGCTAACAGAGTTCCCTATCGGTGGTACACCTTCGGTACGCAGCACAAAGGTGAAAAACTACGATTTACGCTGGGAATGGTACTTAGACACAGGTGAAAACCTATCGGTAGGTTTATTCTACAAAGATATGACTGACCCGATTGAGTCTGTGCAATCACCAGCGCAAGATGGTCCTCCGCTTATTCGTATCGCCAATGCGGAAGAGGGGGAAGTATATGGTGTTGAGGTTGAGTTCATGAAAGACTTTGCCTTCATTCACAATTTGTGGGGCGACTTTATGGGCGGTATTGGTAACGATATTTTCTTGTCAGGTAACGTAACGCTATCTGATTCAGAGATTCAAATCGATACACAAAAAGTGGTTGAGCAAACCGGTGTTTCGACATCAATTACCAACCCAACACGCCGTATGACGGGTCATTCTGAATACGTGGTTAACCTTAATCTTGGTTACGATCATCCAAATGGTAACCACACAGTTAACTTAGCGTACAACGTGTTTGGTGAGCGTATTATCATCCCTGGTATTGATGATAAAGATGACTCATATGAGCAACCATTCCACTCGTTAGACTTGGTTTACACTTTCTACCCAACGTTCTCAACGCAGTTGAAATTTAAAGTGCAAAACCTGCTTGATGAAGAAAAAGAAATTGAATTTGATAACACCTTATTGCGCAGCGAAACTCGTGGTATTGGTTTTGATGTTCAATTTAAGTGGGAATTCGATTAG
- a CDS encoding peptidoglycan DD-metalloendopeptidase family protein, with amino-acid sequence MFSRHLFLIIVSLLVLSACSTRNTPAPVVESRSTVSVQTQTPASIKSSSYTVRKGETLYSIAWRANSDVRTIAKLNRLLPPYRIFPGQKLKISGNSSKPSRNKSSANNSTKSSGTTTNKAPKKAIATTKKQEYGKAASGQKISKKPATTASNFSQKIRRWLWPAKGKVIATFSTAAQGNKGIDIAGKRGDRITAAADGKVVYAGSALRGYGKLIIVKHNDDYLSAYAHNDELLVKEQQSVKAGDVIAKMGDTDAQRVMLHFEVRFRGKSVNPMKYLPKR; translated from the coding sequence ATGTTTAGCCGTCACCTTTTTCTAATTATTGTTAGCCTTCTGGTGCTTTCTGCCTGTAGCACTAGAAACACGCCTGCGCCAGTAGTCGAGTCGCGCTCTACTGTTTCTGTGCAAACACAAACACCCGCGAGCATTAAAAGTTCATCCTATACCGTAAGAAAAGGTGAAACCCTTTACTCCATTGCTTGGCGTGCGAATAGCGACGTTAGAACCATCGCTAAACTAAACCGTTTGTTACCTCCTTATCGTATATTTCCTGGTCAAAAACTTAAAATTAGTGGAAATTCAAGCAAGCCCAGTAGGAATAAGAGCTCGGCAAATAATTCGACTAAAAGCTCTGGTACTACCACCAATAAAGCGCCTAAAAAAGCTATTGCAACGACCAAAAAGCAGGAGTATGGTAAAGCTGCAAGTGGGCAAAAAATAAGCAAAAAGCCTGCTACAACGGCTAGTAACTTTTCGCAGAAAATCCGGCGTTGGTTATGGCCTGCTAAAGGAAAAGTCATCGCGACTTTTTCAACCGCAGCGCAAGGAAACAAAGGGATTGATATTGCTGGCAAGCGTGGCGATCGAATCACAGCAGCAGCTGATGGTAAGGTGGTTTATGCGGGTAGTGCATTAAGAGGCTACGGTAAGCTCATCATTGTTAAACACAACGACGACTACTTGAGTGCTTATGCACATAATGACGAGCTGTTGGTAAAAGAACAGCAATCAGTCAAAGCTGGTGATGTAATAGCTAAGATGGGTGACACAGACGCGCAAAGAGTCATGCTTCATTTTGAAGTTCGCTTTCGTGGAAAATCAGTGAATCCTATGAAGTACTTACCTAAACGATAG
- a CDS encoding SDR family NAD(P)-dependent oxidoreductase: MIKSVLITGANAGLGKEAAKQLAAKPDIEKIYLGCRNKEKAKAAQTELAASTGRNIFEILLIDVSDLNSVRQAVKRLPESIDALVMNAGGTGGRQYDQLTSDGVTNIFAVNLLGHALLTEQLIEAGKLKYAALYAGSEAARGVEEMGMKRPNLTTSSVDEFAAIANGSLFEGSQFKGNKDATDHYGSIKYMAAMWMSAMARQHPNLRFITMSPGATVGTDGFNTLPLVKQLVMKTMMRFMLLLGKVHGIETGAKRYVDGLFNSEFRSGGFYASLRGLTGVIGEQGRLFSDIDNRDFKDNAYQAVQQLISSPNLTLPSK, translated from the coding sequence ATGATTAAAAGTGTACTTATAACTGGTGCAAATGCCGGCTTAGGTAAAGAAGCAGCGAAACAACTCGCTGCCAAGCCAGACATTGAAAAAATTTATCTAGGCTGTCGAAATAAAGAAAAAGCAAAGGCCGCGCAAACCGAGTTAGCGGCGTCAACTGGCAGGAATATTTTCGAAATTTTACTTATCGATGTCAGCGATCTTAACTCTGTTCGTCAGGCAGTTAAGCGACTACCAGAAAGTATTGATGCCTTGGTTATGAATGCCGGAGGCACTGGTGGTCGTCAATACGATCAACTAACCAGCGACGGTGTGACTAATATTTTCGCGGTGAATTTACTTGGCCATGCGCTGCTAACTGAGCAGCTTATTGAAGCAGGAAAGCTTAAATATGCAGCCTTATATGCAGGCTCTGAGGCCGCTCGTGGGGTTGAAGAAATGGGCATGAAACGGCCAAATTTGACAACTTCATCGGTTGATGAATTTGCCGCGATTGCCAATGGTAGTTTATTTGAGGGCAGCCAGTTTAAAGGTAACAAAGATGCTACAGATCACTATGGTTCAATCAAATATATGGCCGCCATGTGGATGTCAGCAATGGCACGTCAGCACCCAAACCTTAGATTTATTACCATGAGTCCAGGGGCAACTGTTGGGACTGACGGTTTTAATACCTTACCTTTAGTTAAGCAGCTAGTGATGAAAACCATGATGCGATTTATGCTGTTATTGGGCAAGGTGCATGGTATCGAAACTGGCGCTAAGCGCTATGTCGATGGCTTATTCAATAGCGAGTTCCGAAGCGGTGGGTTTTATGCAAGTTTACGCGGGTTAACAGGAGTTATTGGTGAGCAAGGCAGGCTATTCTCGGATATTGACAACCGAGACTTTAAAGACAATGCCTATCAAGCTGTACAGCAGTTAATTAGCTCCCCTAATTTAACTTTACCGAGTAAATAA